A stretch of the Archangium violaceum genome encodes the following:
- a CDS encoding aminotransferase class V-fold PLP-dependent enzyme: MTSSPDLDAYRSEFPVVQEQLYFNHAGVSPTSQRVATAIREWVDDLLHHGVRFERGWEARTEATRGLAARMIGAAPEEIALVRNTSHGLGLVAEGLDWRPGDEVAVASSIEYPSNIYPWLHLRDRGVVVREIEPRDGGVTPEAVAAAITPRTRLVALSSVQFASGYRTDLEAIGALCERSGVLFCVDGIQSVGCIPVDVKKSRIHFLSADSHKWMIGVSGIGFLYVDRNVLPRVRPVLVGWRSTTDLWNFNRSHFELRPDATKFEEGSHNYAGTYALGAALGLLLEVGMEKVEARIRELLSHADAELRAIGCEIGPSPEHRAGILAFLPPRGDVKALASYLSERNVSFSLRRGRIRISPHFYNQPGEIDRLVEMVRAFSGR; encoded by the coding sequence ATGACCTCGTCCCCCGACCTCGACGCGTACCGCTCCGAGTTCCCCGTCGTACAGGAGCAGCTCTACTTCAACCACGCGGGGGTCTCCCCCACGAGCCAGCGGGTCGCTACCGCCATACGCGAGTGGGTGGATGATCTCCTCCACCACGGCGTCCGCTTCGAGCGCGGTTGGGAGGCCCGTACCGAGGCCACCCGGGGGCTCGCCGCCCGGATGATCGGCGCCGCGCCCGAGGAGATCGCCCTCGTGCGCAACACCAGCCATGGGCTCGGCCTCGTCGCCGAGGGGCTCGACTGGCGTCCCGGGGACGAGGTCGCCGTCGCCTCGTCCATCGAGTACCCCTCCAACATCTACCCCTGGCTGCACCTGCGCGACCGCGGTGTCGTCGTCCGGGAGATCGAGCCCCGCGACGGAGGTGTCACCCCCGAGGCCGTGGCCGCCGCGATCACCCCGCGCACCCGGCTCGTCGCCCTCAGCTCCGTCCAGTTCGCCTCCGGCTACCGCACCGACCTGGAGGCCATTGGCGCCCTCTGCGAGCGCTCGGGCGTCCTCTTCTGCGTGGATGGCATCCAGAGTGTCGGCTGCATCCCCGTGGACGTGAAGAAGAGCCGCATCCACTTCCTCAGCGCCGACAGCCATAAGTGGATGATTGGCGTCTCCGGGATTGGTTTTCTCTACGTGGACCGGAACGTGCTCCCTCGCGTGCGGCCCGTGCTCGTCGGCTGGCGCTCCACCACCGACCTCTGGAACTTCAACCGCTCCCACTTCGAGCTGCGCCCGGACGCCACGAAGTTCGAGGAGGGCAGTCACAACTACGCCGGCACCTATGCGCTCGGCGCCGCCCTCGGTCTTCTTCTGGAAGTGGGGATGGAGAAGGTCGAGGCCCGCATCCGGGAGCTGCTCTCCCACGCGGACGCCGAGCTGCGCGCCATCGGGTGTGAGATCGGGCCTTCTCCCGAGCACCGCGCGGGCATCCTCGCCTTCCTGCCTCCTCGCGGGGATGTGAAGGCGCTCGCTTCGTATCTCTCCGAACGCAACGTCAGCTTCTCGCTTCGTCGCGGCCGCATCCGGATTTCGCCCCACTTCTACAACCAGCCTGGGGAGATCGACCGGCTCGTGGAGATGGTTCGCGCGTTCTCGGGGCGGTGA
- the cysK gene encoding cysteine synthase A, with amino-acid sequence MKVTNILETIGNTPHVRVNRLFPSRVEVYMKLERANPGGSIKDRIGLAMIEDAEKRGLLKKDSVIIEPTSGNTGIGLAMVAAVKGYKLILVMPESMSIERRRLMAAYGATFELTPRAQGMKGAIARAQEMVAQTPNAWMPQQFENESNIEIHKRTTAQEILNDFPEGLDYIITGVGTGGHITACAEVLKPKWPKLKVFAVEPAKSPVISGGAPGPHPIQGIGAGFIPKNLHKDALDGVIQVAEEEAFDFAKRSAREEGIFVGISSGAALAAVNKKLADIPDGSRVLCFCYDTGERYLSIENLFPAQ; translated from the coding sequence ATGAAGGTTACCAACATCCTGGAGACGATCGGCAACACGCCGCACGTCCGCGTCAACCGGCTCTTTCCCTCGCGCGTCGAGGTGTACATGAAGCTCGAGCGGGCCAATCCGGGCGGGAGCATCAAGGACCGTATCGGCCTGGCGATGATCGAGGACGCGGAGAAGCGGGGCCTGCTGAAGAAGGACAGCGTCATCATCGAGCCCACGTCGGGCAACACGGGCATCGGCCTGGCGATGGTGGCGGCGGTGAAGGGCTACAAGCTCATCCTGGTGATGCCCGAGTCGATGAGCATCGAGCGGCGCCGGCTGATGGCGGCGTACGGGGCGACGTTCGAGCTGACGCCGAGGGCGCAGGGAATGAAGGGCGCGATTGCCCGGGCGCAGGAGATGGTGGCGCAGACGCCGAACGCGTGGATGCCGCAGCAGTTCGAGAACGAGTCGAACATCGAGATCCACAAGCGCACCACGGCGCAGGAGATCCTCAACGACTTCCCGGAGGGCCTGGACTACATCATCACGGGAGTGGGAACGGGCGGGCACATCACGGCGTGCGCCGAGGTGCTGAAGCCGAAGTGGCCGAAGCTGAAGGTGTTCGCGGTGGAGCCGGCGAAGTCGCCGGTGATCAGCGGAGGGGCGCCGGGGCCGCACCCGATCCAGGGAATCGGAGCGGGCTTCATCCCGAAGAACCTGCACAAGGACGCGCTGGACGGGGTCATCCAGGTGGCGGAGGAGGAGGCGTTCGACTTCGCGAAGAGGTCGGCGCGTGAGGAGGGCATCTTCGTGGGCATCTCCTCGGGAGCGGCGTTGGCGGCGGTGAACAAGAAGCTGGCGGACATCCCCGACGGAAGCCGGGTGCTCTGCTTCTGCTACGACACGGGCGAGCGTTACCTGTCGATCGAGAACCTCTTCCCCGCGCAGTAG